A stretch of Mucilaginibacter terrae DNA encodes these proteins:
- a CDS encoding DUF3822 family protein, with protein MNDSLYHYIDPSFSHTQVGNYTLLLQLGMVNFSLAIMHGKQLMVWRHDAHLHELTRHGEVQEVLNFEYQNVITAISSSHFTLLPAEIIEQDGIAGVARFLDVQASDTVFAQPLDTDNEVVFKAAPIQTRGIQRYDMQRVLFGAAGWLQAIAGNHPSGYHLYINVYGEQFDMAYFRQGKLNLFNTFEFTHEDELAYYAVFVCQQLKLDMSTVTVILSGNIAPGDNRYHDILAGIFKTVELNNIVVAQIPDELPKHQLLSLTALTLCASLADA; from the coding sequence ATGAATGATTCGTTATACCATTACATTGACCCGAGTTTTAGCCATACGCAAGTTGGCAACTATACTTTGTTACTGCAATTAGGTATGGTTAATTTTTCGCTGGCTATTATGCATGGCAAACAGCTGATGGTATGGCGGCATGATGCCCACCTGCATGAACTTACACGCCATGGCGAAGTACAGGAGGTGCTTAACTTTGAGTACCAGAATGTAATTACGGCTATATCCTCGTCGCATTTTACCCTGTTGCCTGCAGAAATTATTGAACAGGATGGCATAGCCGGTGTAGCCCGTTTTTTAGATGTACAAGCAAGCGACACCGTTTTTGCACAACCGCTTGATACCGATAATGAGGTAGTTTTTAAAGCTGCCCCCATACAAACCCGAGGCATACAGCGCTATGATATGCAGCGTGTATTATTTGGCGCGGCCGGGTGGCTGCAGGCTATTGCCGGCAATCATCCATCGGGTTATCATTTATATATTAATGTTTACGGAGAGCAGTTTGATATGGCCTATTTTAGGCAAGGCAAGCTAAACCTGTTTAATACCTTTGAGTTTACACACGAAGACGAGCTGGCTTACTACGCTGTATTTGTTTGCCAGCAGTTAAAGCTCGATATGAGTACTGTAACCGTAATATTGAGTGGCAACATAGCCCCGGGCGATAACCGTTACCACGATATTTTAGCCGGTATATTTAAAACAGTGGAATTAAACAACATTGTGGTTGCCCAAATACCCGACGAACTGCCCAAACACCAGTTATTGTCACTTACTGCACTTACCCTATGCGCATCATTGGCGGACGCTTAA
- the rsmD gene encoding 16S rRNA (guanine(966)-N(2))-methyltransferase RsmD — protein sequence MRIIGGRLKGLRLNPPKNLPVRPTTDLAKEALFNILQNQIDLDGIKVLDLFSGTGNLALEFASRYAESVMAIDRSIHCVNYLKDAARQHGLTQIKTFKADVFKYLEIETDQYDLIFADPPYDLSRIPEIPKIVFDKNLLLPGGLLIVEHQSMQNLGNHPNFTEQRRYGHSSFSFFTMESGDEGAESGE from the coding sequence ATGCGCATCATTGGCGGACGCTTAAAAGGCCTGCGCCTTAATCCACCCAAAAACCTGCCCGTTAGGCCAACTACCGATCTGGCTAAGGAAGCTCTGTTTAACATTCTGCAAAACCAGATCGATTTAGACGGCATAAAAGTGCTCGACCTGTTTAGTGGCACGGGTAACCTGGCCCTGGAATTTGCATCGCGCTATGCCGAAAGTGTGATGGCCATTGACCGCAGTATACATTGCGTAAATTACCTTAAAGATGCAGCACGCCAGCACGGCCTTACGCAAATAAAAACTTTTAAGGCCGATGTGTTTAAGTACCTCGAAATTGAGACCGACCAATACGACCTCATTTTTGCCGACCCGCCATACGACCTGAGCCGCATACCCGAAATACCTAAAATAGTATTCGACAAAAACCTGCTCTTACCCGGCGGTTTACTTATTGTTGAACATCAATCGATGCAAAACCTGGGCAATCATCCAAATTTCACAGAGCAGCGCAGGTATGGGCATTCCTCGTTTTCGTTTTTTACGATGGAGAGCGGGGATGAGGGAGCAGAGAGCGGAGAGTAA
- a CDS encoding DUF4269 domain-containing protein, giving the protein MNNIIKFDNIAYLSTGTARQQQAYNVLVEHRIMELLLPYSSLLVGTIPINIDIEGSDLDVLCAYQNKKEFVNHLRAHFSTYPNFNLYETTITGNETIIANFMAYDFEVEIFGQQTPVKQQYGYLHMLIEHELLQRKGEAFRQEIISLKKQGLKTEPAFARALKLTGNPYEELLRIDVKQF; this is encoded by the coding sequence ATGAACAATATTATTAAGTTTGACAATATAGCTTATCTATCTACCGGCACCGCCCGGCAACAGCAGGCATATAATGTTTTGGTGGAGCATCGTATTATGGAACTCCTCCTGCCCTACTCTTCCCTATTGGTTGGCACCATACCCATTAACATTGATATTGAAGGCAGCGATTTGGATGTTTTATGCGCGTATCAAAACAAAAAAGAGTTTGTAAATCATTTACGAGCGCACTTTTCAACCTACCCCAACTTCAACCTTTACGAAACCACAATAACCGGTAACGAAACCATAATAGCCAACTTTATGGCCTATGATTTTGAAGTAGAAATATTTGGCCAACAAACACCCGTTAAGCAGCAATACGGCTACCTACACATGCTTATTGAGCACGAGCTGTTACAGCGTAAAGGCGAAGCTTTCCGCCAGGAAATTATCAGCCTTAAAAAACAAGGTTTAAAAACCGAACCTGCCTTTGCCCGAGCACTCAAATTAACCGGAAACCCCTACGAGGAACTGCTGCGGATAGATGTTAAACAATT
- a CDS encoding ATP-dependent DNA helicase — protein sequence MPAQEQISKSFPHQPSAQQQELFVRLHQFLLSNNGHECFLMRGYAGTGKTTVLGALVKALRSYGLKSVLLAPTGRAAKVITGYSGRKAFTIHKRIYRKKSAMNVDESFMLATNMAEDTLFIVDEASMISDELSGNNYDTLLHDLVSYVYNMKNCKLMLVGDTAQLPPVGSAFSPALDAKLLREEFALQVFDYELTDVLRQQKNSGILHNVTAVRELIRSEQEVFPQIVTKGYKDVYRMTGERLEEGLNYAYSKYGHDSTLVICRSNKNANLYNQQIRNRILFREEELTGGDQVMVVRNNYFWLQEREEDSTGFIANGDIARIKKVRRVEELYGFRFADVQMEFIDYAEDPVFDCKVLLDTLYSDSPALQSIDQKRFFLEVMKDYDHIPMRRDKLNELKKNPYYNALQIKFAYAVTCHKAQGGQWEAVFVDQGYLTDEMLNTDFLRWFYTACTRATTELYLVNFSPKFYTEPPPEY from the coding sequence ATGCCCGCACAAGAGCAAATCAGTAAATCGTTTCCGCACCAGCCATCTGCACAACAGCAGGAGTTGTTTGTACGCCTGCACCAGTTTTTGTTGAGCAACAATGGGCACGAGTGTTTTTTGATGCGTGGTTATGCAGGTACGGGTAAAACTACAGTGCTGGGTGCTTTGGTTAAGGCATTGCGCTCGTACGGCTTAAAATCGGTTTTGCTGGCACCAACGGGCAGGGCGGCCAAGGTAATTACAGGCTACTCGGGGCGTAAGGCATTTACTATTCATAAGCGCATTTACCGTAAAAAATCGGCCATGAATGTTGACGAATCATTTATGCTGGCTACCAACATGGCCGAGGATACGCTGTTTATTGTGGATGAGGCCTCCATGATATCCGACGAACTAAGCGGTAACAACTACGACACCCTGCTGCATGATCTGGTAAGTTACGTTTACAATATGAAAAACTGTAAACTCATGCTTGTTGGAGATACCGCACAGCTGCCACCCGTAGGTTCGGCGTTTAGCCCTGCGCTGGATGCTAAACTGCTGCGCGAGGAGTTTGCCTTACAGGTGTTTGATTATGAATTGACAGATGTGCTGCGCCAGCAAAAAAACTCGGGTATTTTGCACAACGTTACTGCCGTGCGCGAACTCATTCGCAGCGAACAGGAGGTATTTCCGCAAATAGTTACCAAAGGTTATAAAGACGTTTACCGTATGACGGGCGAACGACTGGAGGAGGGCCTGAATTATGCTTACAGCAAATACGGGCACGATAGTACTTTGGTCATATGCCGGTCGAACAAAAACGCCAACCTGTACAACCAGCAAATACGTAATCGCATACTTTTTAGAGAAGAGGAGTTAACCGGCGGCGACCAGGTGATGGTGGTGCGTAACAACTACTTTTGGCTGCAGGAACGTGAAGAAGACAGCACCGGCTTTATTGCCAACGGCGATATTGCCCGCATAAAAAAGGTGCGCCGGGTTGAAGAATTGTATGGCTTTAGGTTTGCCGATGTACAGATGGAGTTTATTGATTACGCCGAAGACCCGGTGTTTGACTGTAAGGTGCTGTTAGACACCCTATACTCTGATTCGCCTGCCTTACAATCTATCGACCAAAAACGATTTTTTTTGGAGGTGATGAAAGATTACGACCACATACCCATGCGGCGCGATAAACTGAATGAGCTGAAAAAAAATCCTTACTACAATGCCCTGCAAATTAAGTTTGCTTACGCCGTAACTTGTCATAAGGCTCAGGGCGGGCAGTGGGAGGCTGTTTTTGTAGACCAGGGGTATTTAACG